In one Yarrowia lipolytica chromosome 1A, complete sequence genomic region, the following are encoded:
- a CDS encoding uncharacterized protein (Compare to YALI0A13607g, no similarity), with protein MERQGGACIKAGLGTIAAARENDFAIVTSNLQYLAEAIDAIITLLGRMYDANIYQTLTAAAPLTTVHPAMQAALKEETATRGMVPLM; from the coding sequence atggagCGACAGGGAGGCGCTTGCATCAAAGCCGGTCTGGGCACTATCGCTGCTGCCCGAGAAAACGACTTTGCCATTGTTACCTCCAACCTGCAGTACCTGGCTGAGGCCATCGACGCCATCATCACTCTGCTTGGACGTATGTATGACGCCAACATATACCAGACTCtcactgctgctgctccactGACTACGGTACATCCAGCGATGCAGGCAGCcctgaaggaggagactgCGACAAGAGGCATGGTACCGTTGATGTGA
- a CDS encoding uncharacterized protein (Compare to YALI0A13585g, weakly similar to uniprot|P38069 Saccharomyces cerevisiae YBR015c TTP1(MNN2)): MAIPRRVTRLIVVALVLGGLLHLLFAGSIGRKRYAFTNDPQTGPSQPTPDEGPQEPQYAVDNVVAEPDTSHLQLTPPEREELEKQAHQEVTQEEKEEAINKHLDTAEHKLYARAFSAFYDQRPQRLDIPKFDKYGDLGKLNEDKLKSQRLTEDRLRQFLQIEPKHVEQMAELHKNLVGELDKVLDDFGDLTKIYKGTGIAIVAGARFMPIVTNSLRMLRRTGCTLPVEIFLANQEEYEVQLCEEVFPSLGAECRVLPDVLGKAALRNFPLKGYQFKILSALASSFEHVLLLDADNVAIKDPSVVFKSDVYKKYGYILWPDYWERSTHPEFFNIAGTTLGGVRDDMKKGGDEDNEPPKLADLMGSMPNPSTESGQVFVNKSAKFKALLLATYYNLNGPRYYYPLFSQGMMGEGDKETFLAAAVVLKEPVYQVPRHVQAIGRWYRDSFHGAAMLQFDPIKTYELYDKAARGEIDDQTRNKLVEKEGMFMHTNFPKMNPRELLEKKLLKDAEGNKFRAFGPRSGLNGFLPTRDLELEIWQEAEWMTCRDIKFANWKGADREKLCSEVADQVDFMLSTTDK; this comes from the coding sequence ATGGCGATCCCCCGAAGAGTCACGCGACTGATCGTGGTAGCGCTGGTGCTCGGCGGActgctgcatctgctgTTCGCTGGCAGCATAGGCCGCAAACGATACGCCTTTACTAACGACCCCCAAACAGGCCCAAGCCAACCGACACCGGACGAGGGCCCACAGGAACCGCAGTACGCGGTGGACAATGTGGTAGCGGAGCCGGACACGTCGCATCTCCAACTGACGCCACCGGAACGCGAGGAGCTCGAAAAACAGGCCCACCAAGAGGTGACGcaggaggaaaaagaagaagccaTCAACAAACACCTCGACACGGCCGAACACAAGCTGTACGCGCGcgccttctcggccttctACGACCAGCGGCCCCAGCGTCTGGATATCCCCAAGTTCGACAAGTACGGCGATCTGGGCAAGCTCAACGAAGACAAGCTCAAGAGCCAGCGACTAACAGAAGACCGACTGCGGCAGTTTCTGCAGATTGAGCCCAAACACGTGGAACAGATGGCAGAGCTGCACAAAAACCTCGTCGGCGAACTGGACAAGGTGCTCGACGACTTTGGAGACCTCACAAAAATCTACAAGGGCACTGGTATCGCCATTGTGGCCGGAGCCCGCTTCATGCCCATTGTGACCAACTCGCTGCGGATGCTGCGACGAACAGGCTGCACGCTCCCCGTGGAAATCTTCCTGGCCAACcaggaggagtacgaggTGCAGTTGTGCGAGGAAGTCTTCCCGTCTCTCGGAGCGGAGTGCCGGGTGCTCCCCGACGTGCTGGGAAAGGCCGCGCTGCGAAACTTCCCTCTCAAGGGCTACCAGTTCAAGATTCTGTCTGCTCTGGCTTCATCCTTTGAGCACGTGCTCTTGCTGGACGCTGACAACGTTGCTATCAAGGACCCCTCGGTCGTGTTCAAGTCCGACGTGTACAAGAAGTACGGCTACATTCTGTGGCCTGACTACTGGGAGCGATCAACCCATCCCGAGTTTTTCAACATTGCAGGAACCACTCTCGGAGGGGTGCGTGACGACATGAAGAAGGGCGGGGACGAGGACAACGAGCCTCCCAAACTGGCTGATCTGATGGGCTCCATGCCCAACCCCTCAACCGAGTCTGGCCAGGTTTTTGTCAACAAGTCTGCCAAGTTCAAGGCACTCCTGCTGGCCACCTATTACAATCTCAACGGACCCCGGTACTACTATCCTCTCTTTTCACAGGGTATGATGGGTGAGGGAGACAAGGAGACGTtcctggctgctgctgtggtgctcaaggagcccGTATACCAGGTTCCCCGACACGTTCAGGCAATTGGACGATGGTACCGAGACTCATTCCATGGTGCAGCCATGTTGCAATTTGATCCTATCAAGACCTACGAGCTTTACGACAAGGCTGCTCGTGGTGAGATTGACGACCAGACCCGcaacaagctggtggagaaggagggcaTGTTCATGCATACAAATTTCCCTAAGATGAACCCCCGggagctgcttgagaagaagctgttgAAGGACGCTGAGGGCAACAAGTTCCGAGCGTTTGGACCTCGGTCCGGTCTTAACGGGTTCCTGCCCACCCGggatctggagctggagatcTGGCAGGAGGCCGAGTGGATGACTTGTCGGGATATCAAGTTTGCCAACTGGAAGGGTGCTGATCGGGAAAAGCTGTGTTCCGAGGTGGCAGACCAGGTGGATTTCATGTTGTCGACCACTGACAAGTAA